GACGGTGGCGATGCGCCTCTCTGCTGCGGACTCCTTGCCCGCCCCCTTGATCCGACATGGGTTGCGGCTGATCAGGTCATCGTCGACAGCGGTCTCAAGGACGCCCTTGAGGAGGCGATACGCCTTGGCGACGGTGGTCTTGGCCTTGGTGGTCCGGAGCCGCTCGGCCCGCCACTCGCGGACGCAGGGAGCGGTGATCTCGTCCAGGTCGAGCGTGCCGAAGCTGGGGAGGATGTGCAGCCGCAGGAGGTGTCGGTACAGGTCCTCGGTCCGAACGGCCAGCTCCCGTTCCTCGACCCACTTCTCCGCGTACACACGGAAGTTGACTGACCCAGCATCGGGGGCGCGCCAGTCACCGCGGCTGAGGTCTGCCTCTACCTGGGACAGCCAGATCTCCGCGTCCTTCTTCGTGACGAAGGTCTCGTCCGCGCGGATGCGCTCACCGTCGGGCCCGAGATACGACGCCGTCCACTTGCCGGACCGGTACTGACGCACCGCGCCAAAGCGACGACGCCTCCCCTTCCTGTTGGCCATCAGGCAGCCCTCCGAAGGATGGTGCGGCCAAGCCGGATCGGCTCGACGGTGCGGGACTGAATGAACTCCTCGACCGCGCTCTCGGGGATACGGACGTGCCGGCCGACCTTCACGTAGCGGATGCGCCGTTCCTCGATCAGTCGCCGGGGGAAGCGAGCGGTCGTCCCGAGCAGCTCGGCGACCTGGTCGACGGACAGGTAGCGGTCGGTCATTCGGTGGGTTCCCCTT
This Streptomyces sp. NBC_00377 DNA region includes the following protein-coding sequences:
- a CDS encoding excisionase family DNA-binding protein, encoding MTDRYLSVDQVAELLGTTARFPRRLIEERRIRYVKVGRHVRIPESAVEEFIQSRTVEPIRLGRTILRRAA